Proteins from a single region of Geothrix sp. PMB-07:
- a CDS encoding bifunctional UDP-sugar hydrolase/5'-nucleotidase, with amino-acid sequence MRHWFWILLITLGLQAQDARIQILGTTDMHGHVMDEDTFSLQPANQGWAKITTLIRRQKALNPNTILVDCGDTLQGEPINYVRSALRRDLPEPSVAIMNALGFSAMAMGNHDFDFGGEVLREVEKQAAFPFLSANTVDAKGHAAFTTHAFVTVAGVRVALVGFTTPGVPSMTEPGNYAGLSFQDIVESAKALIPRLREKEKADLVIVLMHSGLGALTGRVGDENAALRLADQVPGIDAIFTGHTHQAIQTEYKGIPIFQAQCFGRALAVLELDVHQDKGRWRVIASTGRLIKPDESTASDAEVLKLTTDLRAITDQYLDTAATNLLVDLDSRWSRMEDTPLMQLIHQMQRQATGAQLSAAASPGPKLFIPKGPTSVRQFYALAPYESQLAKIRINGDQLRRYLEHGARHYTRSWEPELYNRDVPFYNYDMVDGVSYALDLGKPAGSRIMNLSFQGQPVKPEQTFTLALSTYRLRGGGGYMAAIGFTGAPELITKASQRNLLLDWVLTHPSLNPAPTHTWRTIPYLDRERVMSLAR; translated from the coding sequence ATGCGGCATTGGTTCTGGATCCTGTTGATCACCTTGGGGCTGCAGGCCCAAGACGCCCGGATTCAGATCCTTGGAACCACAGACATGCACGGCCATGTCATGGATGAGGACACCTTCAGCCTCCAGCCCGCGAACCAGGGTTGGGCAAAGATCACAACCCTGATTCGTCGCCAGAAGGCGCTGAACCCCAACACCATCCTGGTGGATTGTGGCGACACCCTGCAGGGGGAGCCCATCAACTACGTGCGCAGCGCGCTCCGGCGGGACCTGCCGGAGCCCAGCGTGGCCATCATGAACGCCTTGGGCTTTTCCGCCATGGCCATGGGCAACCACGATTTCGATTTCGGCGGCGAGGTTTTGCGCGAGGTGGAGAAGCAGGCCGCCTTCCCCTTCCTCTCTGCGAACACGGTGGATGCGAAGGGCCATGCTGCCTTCACCACCCATGCCTTCGTCACGGTGGCGGGGGTCCGCGTGGCACTGGTGGGCTTCACCACGCCAGGCGTCCCTTCGATGACCGAGCCGGGGAACTACGCGGGGCTGTCCTTTCAGGACATCGTGGAGAGCGCCAAGGCCCTGATCCCCCGCCTGCGGGAGAAAGAGAAGGCCGACCTGGTGATCGTGCTCATGCATTCCGGGCTGGGGGCCCTCACGGGCCGTGTGGGCGACGAGAACGCCGCCCTTAGGCTGGCGGACCAGGTGCCGGGCATCGATGCCATCTTCACGGGACATACGCACCAGGCGATCCAGACGGAGTACAAGGGCATCCCCATCTTCCAGGCGCAGTGTTTTGGCCGGGCCCTGGCCGTGCTGGAACTGGATGTGCATCAGGACAAGGGGCGCTGGCGGGTGATCGCCAGCACCGGGCGCTTGATCAAGCCTGACGAATCGACCGCCTCCGATGCGGAGGTGCTGAAGCTCACAACAGACCTGCGCGCCATCACGGATCAGTACCTCGACACGGCCGCCACCAACCTCCTGGTGGACCTCGACAGCCGCTGGTCGCGCATGGAAGATACGCCGCTCATGCAGCTCATCCATCAGATGCAGCGGCAGGCGACGGGCGCCCAGTTGTCGGCGGCGGCTTCACCCGGTCCCAAACTCTTCATCCCCAAGGGACCCACCAGCGTGCGCCAGTTCTACGCGCTGGCACCCTATGAAAGCCAGCTGGCGAAGATCCGCATCAACGGCGATCAGTTGAGGCGCTACCTGGAGCACGGGGCGCGGCACTACACCCGCAGCTGGGAGCCGGAGCTGTACAACCGCGACGTGCCCTTCTACAACTACGACATGGTGGATGGCGTGTCCTACGCCCTCGACTTGGGCAAGCCCGCGGGCAGCCGCATCATGAATCTCAGCTTCCAGGGGCAGCCTGTGAAACCCGAGCAGACCTTCACCCTGGCCCTCAGCACCTACCGGTTGCGGGGCGGCGGTGGCTACATGGCGGCCATCGGATTTACCGGCGCGCCGGAGTTGATCACGAAGGCTTCACAGCGGAACCTACTCTTGGATTGGGTGCTGACCCATCCCAGCCTGAATCCCGCTCCGACCCACACCTGGCGAACCATTCCCTACCTGGACCGGGAGCGGGTGATGAGCCTGGCCCGCTAA
- the dxs gene encoding 1-deoxy-D-xylulose-5-phosphate synthase, which yields MTAPTSPYPLLDSLASPQQVRHFTPAQLEQLASEVRAFLIASVSETGGHFSSNLGTVELTVALFHHFDFLQDRIVWDVGHQSYPHKILTGRKDRFPTLRQHHGLSGFLKRDESPYDHFGAGHASTSISAALGMAKARDLQKQDHTCIAVIGDGSMTAGMAFEALNQAGYLETKNFLVILNDNDMSINPNVGSLQGYLNQIMSGQYYHRWRDRIEHAIKAIPLEGLSKGVAKAAKWSEESFKRLMVPGLLFEDLGFRYMGPVNGHDVNATSKALAEAKEKMKDGPVLLHVQTKKGYGYEPAVQDPLKWHGVTAFDAEAGEIIKVTADPNKPAPPSYTSVFGKSLVELAKTDAKIVGITAAMLDGTGMNLFQKAFPDRCFDVGIAEQHAVTFAAGLAAQGMRPVCAIYSTFLQRGFDQVAHDVCIQDLPVTFALDRAGIVGADGPTHHGLYDLAYLRCLPNILLMAPKDENELRQMLMTSIYCGHPAALRYPRGNGLGVSLDGPVTALPIGKGELLREGEDLLLCALGAMVAPAQALAESLAEEGLSCAVINARFVKPLDEALIHPWAKRCRGVVTLEEGCDPGGFSGAVAESLADAGILKPLLRCAVPDHLVHHGDPKRLLEEEGLSPAILLQRLRGFAKQI from the coding sequence GTGACAGCGCCCACCAGCCCCTACCCTCTGCTCGACTCCCTGGCTTCGCCTCAGCAGGTACGCCACTTCACGCCAGCTCAACTGGAACAACTGGCCTCCGAAGTGCGCGCCTTCCTCATCGCTTCCGTGTCGGAAACCGGTGGCCACTTCAGCTCCAACCTGGGCACGGTGGAACTCACGGTGGCCTTGTTCCATCACTTCGATTTCCTGCAGGACCGCATCGTCTGGGACGTGGGCCACCAGTCCTACCCCCACAAGATCCTCACGGGCCGCAAGGACCGTTTCCCCACCCTGCGCCAGCATCACGGCCTCTCGGGCTTCCTCAAGCGCGATGAAAGCCCCTACGATCACTTTGGCGCCGGGCACGCCAGCACCAGCATCTCCGCAGCCCTGGGCATGGCCAAGGCGCGGGATCTCCAGAAGCAGGATCACACCTGCATCGCCGTGATCGGCGATGGCTCCATGACCGCGGGCATGGCCTTCGAGGCCCTGAACCAGGCGGGCTACCTGGAGACGAAGAACTTCCTGGTGATCCTCAACGACAACGACATGAGCATCAATCCCAATGTGGGATCGCTGCAGGGCTACCTGAACCAGATCATGTCGGGGCAGTACTACCACCGCTGGCGCGACCGCATCGAGCACGCCATCAAGGCCATCCCCCTCGAAGGCCTCAGCAAGGGCGTGGCCAAGGCCGCCAAGTGGAGCGAAGAGAGCTTCAAGCGCCTCATGGTGCCGGGGCTGCTCTTCGAGGATCTGGGCTTCCGCTACATGGGCCCTGTCAACGGCCACGATGTGAACGCCACCTCCAAGGCCCTGGCCGAGGCCAAGGAGAAGATGAAGGACGGCCCGGTGCTGCTGCACGTGCAGACCAAGAAGGGCTACGGCTACGAGCCCGCGGTGCAGGATCCCCTGAAATGGCACGGCGTCACCGCCTTTGATGCGGAAGCCGGCGAGATCATCAAGGTCACCGCCGATCCCAACAAGCCCGCCCCGCCCAGCTATACCAGCGTCTTCGGCAAAAGCCTGGTGGAACTGGCGAAGACCGACGCCAAGATCGTGGGCATCACCGCAGCCATGCTGGATGGCACCGGCATGAACCTCTTCCAGAAGGCCTTCCCGGACCGCTGCTTTGATGTGGGCATCGCCGAACAGCACGCGGTGACCTTCGCCGCGGGCCTCGCGGCCCAGGGCATGCGGCCCGTCTGCGCCATCTACAGCACCTTCCTGCAGCGCGGCTTCGACCAGGTGGCCCACGACGTGTGCATCCAGGATCTGCCGGTGACCTTCGCTCTGGATCGCGCAGGCATCGTCGGCGCCGACGGCCCCACCCACCACGGCCTCTACGACCTGGCCTACCTGCGCTGCCTGCCCAACATCCTGCTGATGGCCCCCAAGGATGAGAACGAGCTGCGCCAGATGCTCATGACCTCCATCTACTGCGGCCACCCGGCCGCGCTGCGCTACCCCCGCGGCAACGGCCTGGGCGTGTCCCTCGACGGGCCCGTCACGGCCCTGCCCATCGGCAAGGGCGAGCTGCTGCGGGAAGGCGAGGATCTGCTGCTTTGCGCCCTGGGCGCCATGGTGGCACCGGCCCAGGCCTTGGCCGAGTCCCTGGCCGAGGAGGGCCTCTCCTGCGCCGTCATCAACGCCCGCTTCGTCAAGCCGCTGGACGAGGCCCTCATCCATCCCTGGGCCAAGCGCTGCAGGGGCGTGGTCACCCTGGAGGAAGGCTGCGATCCCGGCGGTTTCAGCGGCGCCGTGGCTGAATCGCTGGCGGACGCGGGCATCCTCAAACCGCTGCTCCGTTGCGCCGTACCGGACCACCTCGTCCACCATGGTGATCCAAAGCGATTGTTGGAAGAAGAGGGCCTCAGCCCGGCCATCCTCTTGCAACGCCTTCGGGGTTTTGCCAAGCAAATCTAA
- a CDS encoding polyprenyl synthetase family protein, producing the protein MSDSSAQVKADLDRLIPVLDVALTTPFQQGEAQRLGEAMRYSLEAGGKRVRPVLCLLACEAVGGTVAQALPGALALEYVHTYSLIHDDLPAMDDDDLRRGRPTNHKVYGEGHAILAGDGLLTEAFAVLASADLDPARRAEALSLLAEGAGWRGMAGGQALDLEGEKLATYDLAHLQLIHRLKTGALLRTSLEIGAVLGGASPAERAALRAYGEAIGLAFQIQDDILDATATDAELGKRAGKDAGRGKITYPSLLGLEGARKALSEATETALCHLASLPNRNSLAAWAHYLAQRAK; encoded by the coding sequence ATGAGCGATTCCTCCGCGCAGGTCAAGGCCGACCTGGACCGGCTCATTCCGGTGCTGGATGTTGCGCTCACCACGCCGTTTCAGCAGGGTGAAGCCCAACGGCTGGGCGAGGCCATGCGCTACAGCCTGGAGGCCGGCGGCAAGCGCGTGCGACCCGTGCTTTGCCTTCTGGCCTGCGAAGCCGTGGGCGGGACCGTGGCCCAGGCCCTGCCGGGCGCCCTGGCCCTGGAATATGTCCACACCTATTCGCTGATCCATGACGACCTGCCCGCCATGGACGATGACGACCTCCGGCGCGGCCGCCCCACCAATCACAAAGTCTACGGCGAAGGGCACGCCATCCTGGCCGGCGATGGACTGTTGACCGAGGCCTTCGCCGTGCTGGCCTCGGCGGATCTGGATCCAGCCCGCAGGGCCGAGGCGCTGTCCCTGCTGGCCGAAGGCGCCGGTTGGCGCGGCATGGCCGGTGGCCAGGCCCTCGACCTGGAAGGGGAGAAGCTCGCCACCTATGACCTGGCACACCTGCAGCTCATCCACCGCCTGAAGACCGGCGCCCTGCTGCGGACATCCCTCGAGATCGGCGCCGTACTGGGCGGTGCCAGCCCCGCCGAGCGGGCGGCCCTGCGGGCCTACGGCGAGGCCATCGGCCTGGCCTTCCAGATCCAGGACGACATCCTGGATGCCACCGCCACCGACGCTGAACTGGGCAAACGCGCCGGAAAGGATGCGGGCAGGGGTAAGATCACCTACCCCTCCCTCCTGGGCCTGGAAGGCGCCCGCAAAGCCCTGAGTGAAGCCACCGAGACTGCCCTATGTCATCTAGCATCCCTTCCCAACCGGAATTCCTTGGCAGCCTGGGCTCACTACCTGGCCCAGCGGGCCAAGTAG
- the xseB gene encoding exodeoxyribonuclease VII small subunit — MSAQPSFDDGLDRLESLVQQLESGNLSLEEALARFEEGVQLSQALQKQLAEAQRRVEVLKAGLGGEYRAEPLDDAKGSR; from the coding sequence ATGAGCGCCCAACCTTCCTTCGATGATGGCCTCGACCGGCTGGAGTCGCTGGTGCAGCAACTCGAATCCGGCAACCTCAGCCTGGAGGAGGCCCTGGCCCGCTTTGAAGAGGGCGTGCAACTGAGCCAGGCCCTTCAGAAACAGCTGGCCGAAGCCCAGCGACGGGTGGAAGTCCTCAAGGCCGGCCTGGGCGGCGAGTACCGCGCCGAGCCCCTGGATGATGCCAAGGGGTCCCGATGA
- a CDS encoding DUF4412 domain-containing protein has product MRTLLATALALVFYSATLLAGDLSITMSGTGKGHEGEQTQYWSSKFMRTNHGASQIDSMVDFEKGVSYTINHKKKLIQQISWDDLEASLEAMADKMKDLPLFAQKMMGGGDNTVTAEPQGTETILGRTCKKWKITMGKMVLETSNDPSLKPPTPQGSYKRFLRLQNALGQMGPGASSALKVGEELAKVQGLALRTHTVLPIVGDFTTVATAIKEGPIPASTFDLPADYKVEDTGKKMRESMAKGR; this is encoded by the coding sequence ATGCGAACGCTTTTGGCAACAGCCCTTGCCCTTGTTTTCTACAGCGCCACCCTGCTTGCTGGCGATCTCAGCATCACCATGTCAGGCACCGGCAAGGGCCATGAGGGTGAGCAGACCCAGTACTGGTCTTCCAAATTCATGCGGACCAATCACGGCGCCAGCCAGATCGACTCCATGGTGGATTTCGAGAAGGGCGTGTCGTACACCATCAACCACAAGAAGAAGCTCATCCAGCAGATCAGCTGGGACGACCTCGAAGCCTCCCTGGAGGCCATGGCAGACAAGATGAAGGATCTGCCCCTCTTCGCCCAGAAGATGATGGGCGGCGGGGACAACACCGTCACCGCCGAACCGCAAGGGACCGAAACCATCCTTGGCCGCACCTGTAAAAAGTGGAAGATCACCATGGGCAAGATGGTTCTCGAGACCAGCAACGATCCCAGCCTCAAACCGCCCACGCCCCAGGGTTCCTACAAGCGCTTCCTCCGGCTCCAGAACGCCCTGGGCCAGATGGGCCCCGGCGCCTCCTCTGCGCTGAAGGTGGGGGAGGAACTCGCCAAAGTGCAGGGCCTCGCGCTGAGGACCCACACAGTCCTGCCCATCGTGGGCGATTTCACAACCGTGGCCACCGCGATCAAGGAAGGCCCCATCCCCGCTTCCACCTTCGACCTTCCGGCCGACTACAAGGTGGAAGACACGGGGAAGAAGATGCGGGAGAGCATGGCCAAAGGCCGCTGA
- a CDS encoding sigma-54 dependent transcriptional regulator, translating to MARVLVVDDSKETCEFLEELLGGMGLEVTKATHPDKAIDLLHKEAFDLLLSDINLEAKKDGLDLLREAKPLGVDTILLSGFGTLETAIEAVREGAFDFLSKPWNNEELKALVTRALARRQSAGHGAAQSASPKGKRSLMIGSSPKMMAVYKTIASLQNSRATVLITGESGTGKELVARSIHLSSDRRDRAFVAVNCGALTETLLESELFGHVKGSFTGAIGEKPGLFEEASGGTIFLDEIGETSPSFQVRLLRVLQEQEIRRVGGNKTIKVDSRVIAATNRDLQVMVKAGTFREDLYYRLGVVELAVPSLRERREDIPALLDHFLSEFGQKDGQSYQLHPEARRVLEAYSWPGNVRELSNVVENLTQLSRGLEITVDDLPTKIQADVLKKALRRPEAGDDLPALIEDWPSLDELERRYIQVLIGRHKEKQRIAEILEVDRTTLYRKLKRYGFHDGD from the coding sequence ATGGCCCGTGTTCTGGTGGTGGATGACAGCAAGGAGACCTGCGAGTTCCTGGAGGAGCTGCTGGGAGGGATGGGTTTGGAAGTCACCAAGGCCACCCACCCGGACAAGGCCATTGATCTGCTCCACAAGGAAGCTTTCGATCTGCTGCTCTCGGACATCAATCTGGAGGCGAAGAAGGACGGCCTGGATCTGCTGCGCGAGGCCAAACCCCTGGGTGTCGACACCATCCTGCTGTCCGGGTTCGGCACGCTCGAGACGGCCATCGAGGCCGTGCGTGAAGGCGCCTTCGACTTCCTGAGCAAGCCCTGGAACAACGAGGAGCTGAAGGCCCTGGTGACACGGGCTCTGGCACGGCGCCAATCCGCCGGGCATGGCGCCGCCCAGAGCGCCTCACCCAAGGGGAAGCGGAGCCTGATGATCGGCTCCAGCCCGAAGATGATGGCGGTCTACAAGACCATTGCCAGCCTTCAGAACAGTCGCGCCACGGTGCTCATCACCGGGGAGAGCGGCACGGGCAAGGAGCTGGTGGCTCGCAGCATCCACCTTTCCAGCGACCGCCGCGACCGGGCGTTCGTGGCCGTGAACTGCGGCGCCCTCACGGAGACGCTGCTGGAATCCGAACTTTTCGGGCACGTGAAGGGCTCCTTCACCGGCGCCATCGGCGAGAAACCCGGCCTCTTCGAAGAGGCCTCCGGCGGCACCATCTTCCTCGACGAAATCGGGGAAACCAGCCCGAGTTTCCAGGTGCGCCTGCTGCGGGTGCTGCAGGAGCAGGAAATCCGCCGGGTGGGCGGCAACAAGACCATCAAGGTGGATTCCCGCGTCATCGCCGCCACGAACCGCGATCTGCAGGTGATGGTCAAGGCGGGCACCTTCCGGGAGGACCTCTACTACCGTTTGGGTGTGGTGGAACTGGCCGTGCCATCCCTGCGGGAGCGCCGGGAGGACATACCGGCCCTGCTGGATCATTTCCTTTCGGAGTTCGGGCAGAAGGATGGCCAGAGCTACCAGCTGCACCCCGAGGCCCGGCGGGTGCTCGAAGCCTACTCCTGGCCGGGCAACGTGCGGGAGCTGAGCAATGTGGTGGAGAACCTGACCCAGCTCAGTCGGGGCCTGGAGATCACCGTGGATGATCTGCCGACCAAAATCCAGGCGGACGTGCTCAAGAAGGCCCTGCGCCGACCCGAAGCCGGGGATGACCTTCCGGCCCTGATCGAGGATTGGCCTTCGCTGGATGAGCTGGAGCGTCGGTACATCCAGGTGCTGATTGGTCGCCACAAAGAAAAACAGCGCATCGCGGAAATCCTCGAAGTGGACCGGACCACGCTCTATCGCAAGCTCAAGCGCTATGGTTTCCACGACGGTGATTAG
- the deoC gene encoding deoxyribose-phosphate aldolase encodes MIDPLLDLTSEIRTRAPQSPKEGVTQLLGCTEGYGLFRDAHGLHHRALAQIAPTEGPWDLSPLIDHTLLKADAKGSQVEVLCSEALAHGFASVCVNPLWVPLAASLLKGSSVRTCTVVGFPLGAMAFRAKALEAELALKEGAQEVDMVLAVGCAKAGDWDAVRRDMEGLRAAVPAPATLKVILETCLLDDAEKRRVCELAAEVGLDFVKTSTGFSTGGATEADVALMRRIAGSSMGVKASGGIRTYEVALQMVLAGATRLGLSASVAVVQGRTGSGAY; translated from the coding sequence ATGATCGATCCACTGCTTGACCTCACCTCGGAGATCCGCACCCGGGCTCCCCAATCCCCCAAGGAGGGTGTGACCCAGCTGCTGGGGTGTACCGAGGGCTATGGCCTCTTCCGGGATGCCCACGGCCTCCATCACCGCGCCCTTGCCCAGATCGCCCCGACCGAGGGTCCCTGGGATTTGTCCCCCCTTATCGACCACACCCTTCTCAAGGCGGACGCCAAGGGGTCCCAGGTGGAGGTCCTGTGTTCCGAGGCCCTCGCCCATGGATTTGCCTCGGTGTGCGTGAACCCCCTCTGGGTGCCCCTGGCGGCCTCCCTGCTCAAGGGGAGCTCCGTGCGTACCTGCACCGTGGTGGGCTTCCCCCTCGGTGCCATGGCCTTTCGGGCCAAAGCCCTGGAAGCTGAGCTGGCCCTGAAAGAAGGTGCCCAGGAAGTGGACATGGTGCTGGCCGTGGGCTGCGCCAAGGCCGGGGATTGGGATGCGGTTCGCAGGGACATGGAAGGCCTGCGGGCTGCCGTTCCGGCTCCGGCCACGCTCAAGGTGATTCTGGAAACCTGCCTTCTTGACGATGCCGAGAAGCGCCGTGTCTGTGAATTGGCGGCGGAGGTCGGCCTGGATTTCGTGAAAACATCCACGGGTTTCTCCACCGGCGGGGCCACCGAGGCGGACGTGGCGCTCATGCGCCGCATCGCGGGTTCCTCCATGGGGGTGAAAGCCTCTGGCGGCATCCGGACCTATGAGGTTGCCCTGCAGATGGTCTTGGCCGGGGCCACGCGGTTGGGCCTATCCGCCTCCGTGGCCGTGGTCCAGGGCCGCACGGGCTCCGGTGCCTACTGA
- a CDS encoding roadblock/LC7 domain-containing protein has translation MAKLDLMLFEEEYKLLQEIIGRLEKDASAKVVFLVDKNGQQIAAAGDVKSIDATSLASLTAGNVAATDGLAKLIGEKEFSLLFHEGEKDNLHISIVGKRGILVVIFDQNSSLALVRLRVKKASKELQEIFDQVEQRAQKESDAGSRFESPFSEITDEDIDRLFGD, from the coding sequence GTGGCGAAGCTTGATCTCATGTTGTTTGAGGAGGAGTACAAGCTCCTCCAGGAGATCATTGGCCGCTTGGAAAAGGACGCTTCCGCCAAGGTGGTTTTCCTGGTGGACAAGAACGGTCAGCAGATTGCAGCCGCCGGAGATGTAAAGAGCATCGATGCCACCAGCCTGGCCTCGCTCACGGCGGGTAACGTGGCCGCCACGGATGGGCTGGCGAAGCTCATCGGCGAGAAGGAATTCAGCCTGCTCTTCCATGAAGGCGAGAAGGACAACCTGCACATCTCCATCGTGGGCAAGCGCGGCATCCTGGTGGTGATATTCGACCAGAACTCCAGCCTCGCGCTGGTGCGGCTCCGAGTGAAGAAGGCCAGCAAGGAACTCCAGGAGATCTTCGATCAGGTGGAACAGCGCGCGCAGAAAGAATCTGACGCAGGCAGCCGCTTCGAGAGCCCCTTCTCGGAGATCACCGACGAAGACATCGACCGCCTCTTCGGCGATTGA
- a CDS encoding ATP/GTP-binding protein codes for MTFINYASREINCKIVYYGPGLCGKTTNIQWIYEQANPDKRGKLVSLATETDRTLFFDFLPLDMGTVKGFKVRFHLYTVPGQVFYDASRKLILRGCDGIIFVADSQKARMEANIESIANLATNLKENGFDIRSIPYVLQLNKRDMPSAATVGEMERLLRFRSEPMIEAVANKGTGVIETLKASARQILMELQRA; via the coding sequence ATGACCTTCATCAACTACGCGTCCCGCGAGATCAACTGCAAGATCGTCTATTACGGTCCGGGTCTTTGCGGCAAGACCACGAACATCCAGTGGATCTACGAGCAGGCCAACCCCGACAAGCGGGGCAAGCTCGTCAGCCTCGCCACGGAAACCGACCGCACCCTGTTCTTCGACTTCCTGCCGCTGGATATGGGCACCGTCAAGGGCTTCAAGGTCCGCTTCCACCTCTACACCGTGCCTGGGCAGGTCTTCTACGACGCCAGCCGGAAGCTGATCCTGCGTGGCTGCGACGGCATCATCTTCGTGGCCGATAGTCAGAAGGCGCGCATGGAAGCCAACATCGAATCCATTGCGAACCTGGCCACCAACCTCAAGGAGAACGGTTTCGACATCCGTTCCATTCCCTACGTTCTGCAGTTGAATAAGCGGGACATGCCCTCCGCGGCGACCGTGGGTGAAATGGAACGCCTCCTCCGTTTCCGCAGCGAACCGATGATCGAAGCCGTGGCCAACAAGGGCACCGGCGTCATCGAAACCCTCAAGGCCTCCGCGCGGCAGATCCTCATGGAGCTGCAGCGGGCCTGA
- a CDS encoding putative quinol monooxygenase, whose translation MGRISLVATIGFEAESKEAILRALIDHRARCLRDEPGTLQFEVMVPSEDPCKLVLFELYEDAAALAAHAQGESIGQYRKEVAGKITTSLKYTCTMGAESVPR comes from the coding sequence ATGGGCAGGATCAGTCTCGTGGCGACCATCGGATTTGAGGCGGAGTCGAAAGAGGCCATCCTCCGGGCCCTCATCGACCACCGGGCGCGCTGCCTGCGAGATGAACCCGGCACCCTTCAATTTGAAGTGATGGTTCCTTCAGAAGACCCCTGCAAGCTGGTGCTCTTCGAGCTGTACGAGGATGCAGCGGCCCTGGCGGCACACGCCCAGGGGGAAAGCATCGGGCAGTACCGAAAAGAAGTCGCAGGCAAAATCACAACATCGCTCAAATACACCTGCACAATGGGAGCTGAATCCGTTCCGAGGTGA
- a CDS encoding FKBP-type peptidyl-prolyl cis-trans isomerase, with product MQRRALGLAILIASLPLVGADGPQPVPGAKQASKKKTSKKAAEPAPKGPDMITTPSGLKYVDTVVGTGDTPQKGQKCLVHYTGWLDNGKGERGKKFDSSVDRGEPLPIPIGVGRVIKGWDEGVISMKVGGKRTLYIPAPLGYGARGAGGDIPPNANLIFDVELISIK from the coding sequence ATGCAGCGAAGAGCCCTGGGCCTGGCCATTCTGATCGCGAGTCTTCCGCTTGTAGGCGCCGATGGCCCGCAGCCTGTCCCTGGCGCGAAGCAGGCTTCCAAGAAAAAGACTTCCAAGAAGGCGGCCGAGCCCGCACCGAAGGGACCCGACATGATCACGACCCCCTCTGGACTGAAATACGTGGACACGGTGGTGGGCACCGGTGACACGCCTCAGAAAGGGCAGAAGTGCCTGGTCCACTACACCGGCTGGCTGGACAACGGCAAGGGCGAGCGCGGCAAGAAGTTCGACAGTTCCGTGGATCGCGGCGAGCCCCTGCCCATTCCCATCGGTGTGGGCCGCGTGATCAAGGGTTGGGACGAGGGCGTCATCAGCATGAAGGTCGGCGGCAAGCGCACCCTCTACATCCCGGCACCCCTGGGCTACGGCGCGAGGGGCGCGGGCGGAGACATCCCGCCCAACGCCAACCTGATCTTTGATGTGGAACTGATCAGCATCAAGTAA